From Bicyclus anynana chromosome 7, ilBicAnyn1.1, whole genome shotgun sequence, the proteins below share one genomic window:
- the LOC112043691 gene encoding uncharacterized protein LOC112043691, with product MDDLCYEPMDVDLSAQSTSVMDISYASSNNIDLSIVKTEPPEPDIISHENNFDVKPQIINKLAHENNFDVKPEIINKLAHENNFDVKPEIINKLAHANNFDVKPETINKLVLNKIQNRSIPVISTRNSLRLQPIILLSCVIFISILTHQISNFNCCESLNMDIMKHNLMSKLYGQTVAAESIIKALESKETKKILILYGGTGVGKTYSTALMFENVLNHNNIYHYTMPSFLQTFTSEFMLGLLFCKSTIFIVDDLTSNDILNIKSPIKELLAKSERPSRNMTIILIYNCDIVKENFSRKCDDKFPLELRQSLEEFDVKKYFIKFNSLSEEHLRNCIEDELAGRKMSARDINKIVKNFNVTLHGCKGVHQKLQYMKIL from the coding sequence ATGGATGACTTGTGCTATGAACCTATGGATGTGGACTTGAGCGCACAATCTACGAGTGTAATGGATATTTCTTACGCCAGTTCGAATAATATAGATTTATCAATTGTGAAAACCGAACCACCAGAACCAGATATCATATcacatgaaaataattttgatgttaaACCACAAATTATCAATAAATTAGCACATGAAAATAACTTTGATGTTAAACCAGAAATTATCAATAAATTAGcacatgaaaataattttgatgttaaGCCAGAAATTATCAATAAATTAGCACATgcaaataattttgatgttaaACCAGAAACTATCAATAAATTGGTCctcaacaaaatacaaaatcgcAGCATCCCTGTCATCAGTACCAGAAATAGTTTAAGACTTCAGCCTATTAtacttttaagttgtgtaatatttatatcaattttaACACATCAGATATCAAACTTTAATTGTTGTGAAAGTTTAAACATGGATATCATGAAGCATAATCTAATGTCAAAATTGTATGGACAAACAGTTGCTGCTGAAAGTATTATAAAAGCATTGGAATCGAAGGagacaaaaaaaattttgatactTTATGGTGGCACAGGGGTCGGTAAAACATATAGCACTGCTTTAATGTTCGAAAATGTGCTGAATCATAATAACATATACCATTATACAATGCCCAGTTTCCTACAAACATTTACTTCTGAATTCATGCTGGGGTTATTATTTTGCAAGTCTACAATTTTCATTGTGGACGATTTGACaagtaatgatattttaaatataaaatcgcCCATCAAAGAATTGTTGGCTAAAAGTGAGAGACCCTCTAGAAACAtgactataatattaatatacaactGTGATATTGTTAAGGAAAATTTTTCAAGGAAATGTGATGATAAATTTCCTTTAGAGCTAAGACAGAGTTTAGAAGAATTTGACGTCAAAAAGTACTTCATCAAATTCAACTCTTTATCAGAAGAACACTTGCGGAATTGCATTGAAGATGAACTTGCAGGAAGAAAAATGAGTGCAAGGGATATTAATAAGATagtgaaaaattttaatgtaactcTACATGGATGCAAAGGTGTGCATCAGAAATTGCagtatatgaaaatattataa